One genomic window of Helicobacter canis includes the following:
- the pyrH gene encoding UMP kinase: MEKNKRVLVKFSGEALAGDNGFGIEPKILSYIADEIASLLEAKIEVGIVIGGGNIIRGVSAAQGGVIRRTSGDYMGMLATVINAVAMQEALEHSGVNVRVQSAIEIKEICESYIYRRAIRHLEKGRVVIFAAGTGNPFFTTDTTATLRAVEIGADYVIKATKVDGVYDKDPKKYPDAKRLDTISYDAALAENIKVMDDTAIALAKDNRLPIIVCNMFKAGNLLEIVRDGKGVFSVVR; encoded by the coding sequence ATGGAAAAAAACAAGCGCGTTTTAGTGAAGTTTTCTGGGGAGGCATTAGCAGGGGATAATGGCTTTGGGATTGAGCCAAAGATCCTTAGCTATATTGCTGATGAGATTGCTTCACTCCTAGAGGCGAAGATAGAAGTAGGCATTGTCATTGGCGGGGGGAATATTATCCGTGGTGTGAGTGCTGCACAAGGTGGTGTGATCCGCCGCACAAGTGGAGATTATATGGGTATGCTAGCCACAGTGATAAATGCGGTAGCTATGCAAGAAGCCCTAGAGCATAGTGGTGTTAATGTGAGAGTGCAAAGTGCCATTGAGATTAAAGAGATTTGCGAGAGCTATATTTATCGCCGTGCTATTCGGCATTTAGAAAAGGGACGGGTAGTGATTTTTGCTGCTGGGACAGGGAATCCATTTTTCACCACAGATACGACTGCTACCCTACGCGCAGTGGAGATAGGAGCAGACTATGTGATCAAGGCTACAAAGGTTGATGGTGTCTATGACAAAGATCCTAAGAAATATCCTGATGCCAAGCGACTTGATACTATCTCCTATGATGCAGCTTTAGCAGAAAATATCAAAGTGATGGACGATACAGCAATCGCCCTAGCCAAAGATAATCGCCTACCTATCATCGTGTGCAATATGTTTAAAGCAGGAAATCTCCTTGAGATCGTGCGTGATGGCAAGGGTGTGTTCTCTGTGGTGAGATAG
- a CDS encoding DUF4006 family protein, which yields MNGLFGINGLLGYLVAVVLVVVLAIGFGYVAVSVQSANAQNYYEFKDYKGIKAQSVENKNFFQDAQ from the coding sequence ATGAATGGACTATTTGGTATAAATGGGCTTTTGGGATATTTGGTGGCTGTTGTGCTTGTCGTTGTTCTTGCGATTGGTTTTGGCTATGTTGCTGTAAGTGTGCAAAGTGCTAACGCGCAAAATTACTATGAGTTTAAGGACTACAAGGGTATCAAGGCACAAAGCGTGGAAAATAAAAACTTCTTCCAAGATGCACAATAA
- the ccoO gene encoding cytochrome-c oxidase, cbb3-type subunit II: MFSWLEKNPFFFTVAFLIVFSIAGLVEILPDFSKSSRPLVGLKPYSLLETAGRQVYINEGCYNCHSQLIRPFLAETDRYGMASINGEYAYDRPFLWGSKRTGPDLHRIGDSRTTDWHEKHMLDPKSVVPASIMPAYKHLYAKNADFETAYAEAYTQMKVFAVPYNTEGGVAIGENIEEAKKIYLQEAQAIVDDMKSQEIKEALEKGEVKEIVALIAYLNSLGQARRTK, encoded by the coding sequence ATGTTTAGTTGGTTAGAAAAGAATCCATTCTTTTTCACGGTGGCGTTTTTGATCGTATTTTCTATCGCTGGGTTGGTGGAGATTCTCCCAGACTTTTCTAAGTCTTCACGCCCTCTTGTTGGGCTTAAGCCTTACTCTCTGCTAGAGACTGCAGGGCGACAAGTTTATATTAATGAGGGTTGTTATAACTGCCATTCACAGCTTATTCGCCCATTTTTAGCAGAAACTGATCGTTATGGTATGGCAAGCATAAATGGCGAGTATGCTTATGATCGCCCATTCTTGTGGGGATCTAAGCGCACGGGTCCAGATCTTCATCGTATTGGTGATAGCAGAACAACAGATTGGCACGAAAAGCATATGCTTGATCCTAAAAGTGTTGTCCCTGCTTCTATAATGCCAGCATATAAGCATCTCTATGCCAAAAATGCGGATTTTGAGACAGCGTATGCTGAGGCTTATACACAGATGAAAGTTTTTGCTGTGCCGTATAACACAGAAGGTGGCGTTGCCATTGGGGAAAATATTGAAGAAGCTAAGAAAATCTACCTGCAAGAAGCCCAAGCAATTGTCGATGATATGAAATCTCAAGAAATCAAAGAAGCTTTGGAAAAAGGCGAAGTGAAAGAGATTGTGGCGTTGATCGCTTATCTTAATAGCTTGGGGCAAGCGCGTAGGACAAAATAA
- a CDS encoding glycosyltransferase, which translates to MMAAAIALGILQKRIFLSICSIQTQIPPPPREIPKPASPRFIAIKLTRNFGHQAALLAGLQYALSKYDCTISIDCDLQQDEEKLKDFIEKFINGADVVLGVRNDRQSDSVFKKYSALLFYKLMGIFGVRIVKNHADYRLLSHKAMQALSHYRESNFFLRAIVLDMGLKQDIVYFDVKPRFAGESKYSLRKMLSFAWSGITSFSIMPLRFVSAMGAMLFILSILFGFYTLWVKLCTEQAVQGWTSLAVLLCFLSGVQLLSLGIIGEYIGKAYQEIKSRPKYHIDTILDIEKA; encoded by the coding sequence ATGATGGCAGCAGCGATAGCACTTGGGATATTGCAGAAACGCATTTTTCTAAGCATTTGCTCAATACAAACACAGATTCCCCCCCCCCCCCGTGAAATACCAAAGCCAGCAAGCCCAAGATTTATCGCTATAAAACTTACTAGGAATTTTGGACATCAAGCCGCACTGCTAGCGGGGCTGCAATATGCTCTGAGCAAATATGATTGCACTATAAGTATCGATTGTGATTTGCAGCAAGATGAAGAAAAGCTCAAAGATTTTATAGAGAAGTTTATCAATGGTGCTGATGTCGTGCTTGGCGTGCGCAATGACAGGCAGAGTGATTCTGTGTTTAAAAAATATAGCGCGCTACTTTTCTACAAACTTATGGGGATTTTTGGGGTAAGGATTGTGAAAAATCACGCTGATTATCGCTTGCTTAGTCATAAGGCTATGCAAGCCCTATCACATTATAGAGAATCTAACTTTTTCTTACGCGCGATCGTGCTAGATATGGGACTCAAGCAAGATATTGTGTATTTTGATGTCAAGCCGAGATTTGCTGGGGAGTCGAAATACAGCCTTAGAAAAATGCTCTCTTTCGCGTGGAGTGGGATCACCAGCTTTTCGATTATGCCATTGCGCTTTGTGAGTGCTATGGGGGCTATGCTGTTTATACTCTCTATTTTATTTGGATTCTATACGCTATGGGTGAAGCTTTGCACAGAGCAAGCAGTGCAGGGCTGGACATCTCTAGCGGTGCTTTTATGCTTTTTAAGCGGTGTGCAGCTCCTAAGCCTTGGGATCATTGGCGAATACATTGGCAAAGCCTATCAAGAGATCAAATCGCGCCCAAAATACCATATCGATACGATTTTAGATATAGAGAAAGCTTAA
- a CDS encoding cytochrome c oxidase, cbb3-type, CcoQ subunit translates to MEAETIEYLRVGVYFVVTIFLIVFLYSYAVSMWRRQERGIRDYEKYGELAVRDDLNDDLIEPRITEKEQR, encoded by the coding sequence ATGGAAGCTGAAACTATAGAATATTTACGAGTAGGCGTATATTTTGTCGTAACGATCTTTCTTATCGTGTTTTTGTATTCTTATGCAGTTTCTATGTGGAGACGCCAAGAGCGTGGTATCCGCGATTATGAGAAGTATGGTGAGTTGGCTGTGCGAGATGATCTAAATGATGATCTTATAGAGCCTAGAATTACAGAAAAGGAGCAGAGATGA
- a CDS encoding sel1 repeat family protein: MIRLLVCLCGFVGALCTLSMANAPATLEHFVPLVLESKQSKVDATHNAKPQATLPPLSKTPQVRLWDLSAQYVEQFSPAIAHLRKLATTQEQKDFIKAYEVFFRVALLRFATEYVRDNDGLTAFLDTDSITESKVIKPKEEHARKKIELAWESFLAEQNAFILSFGGEFFHFLSSYKPTKVCVSGGCGHETELFNLANTFRSLQSKDLQLQEVLRYGTQGFALFALVASIQDSGELFKDLGFDGLRAYPSKELEPLIKELQGFEDNAWLGAFVGYFAHEYLSRLYRAKYLLRIYTQKSKTKQILESMAQDGLAPCLDSTILPKQAQKLCEQSAHIAQSDLPDMVMGNRVFFLQDRQNCLELYYEQDKAHLRLIPSLTSTSAICQTLQKSAQKLVQESLEESLQDSAPPAPTPIDSALSPKQQAILERIQSPSFALDLQDFSKLSNEKISELCKKGSIKACQITATRTKDLSLLLANCKAGVGESCAMFSELVLSGQSGGKSKEKDTSKDKAKGSKVGIAKVLEASKRGCELGDSGSCAMLGELLALKQEQIKHFTSRGIDTSSITRDLAGSLPLLQKSCARGEELGCLGLIARAKEYEAAKLTSSAKELIASACAPLEYLLGGCDETRANKILEVQKTFMLKVIYKDSKLTKADLAQFEKVCKDGSNLVCRTLMRSYDKVYDSPKQYRDSLRAVAKLACARDDSESCAVLAGLESTKSKGSVEQAQLYKKACDLLEIERADYMDRLRLNSYASCSKAGDAFWLGKGAGKDRQKAQIYYYQACENGEDGACDKLRSTLAK; this comes from the coding sequence ATGATACGCTTACTTGTATGCTTATGTGGCTTTGTGGGGGCTTTATGCACTCTTTCTATGGCAAATGCCCCAGCTACGCTTGAACACTTTGTGCCACTGGTGCTAGAATCTAAACAGAGCAAAGTAGATGCAACTCACAATGCCAAGCCTCAAGCTACACTACCCCCGCTTAGTAAGACACCCCAAGTGCGGTTGTGGGATCTAAGCGCGCAGTATGTGGAGCAATTTTCTCCTGCGATCGCACATTTACGCAAGCTTGCTACAACACAGGAGCAAAAAGACTTCATCAAAGCGTATGAAGTGTTTTTCCGCGTGGCATTGCTGCGCTTTGCCACAGAGTATGTGCGTGATAATGACGGTTTGACTGCTTTCTTAGATACAGATTCCATAACAGAATCTAAAGTCATTAAGCCAAAAGAAGAGCACGCACGCAAAAAGATAGAGCTTGCTTGGGAGAGCTTTTTGGCAGAGCAAAATGCCTTTATCCTAAGCTTTGGGGGAGAGTTTTTCCACTTCCTTAGCAGCTATAAGCCGACAAAGGTTTGTGTCAGCGGGGGCTGTGGGCACGAGACCGAGCTATTTAATCTTGCCAATACTTTCCGCTCGCTTCAAAGCAAAGATTTGCAGCTACAAGAAGTCTTGCGATATGGCACACAAGGCTTCGCGCTTTTTGCTCTAGTTGCTAGTATCCAAGATTCTGGTGAGCTATTCAAGGACTTGGGATTTGATGGCTTGCGTGCTTATCCTAGCAAGGAGCTTGAGCCGCTTATAAAGGAGCTACAAGGCTTTGAAGATAACGCGTGGCTTGGGGCATTTGTGGGGTATTTTGCGCACGAGTATCTTTCCAGACTCTACCGCGCTAAATACCTCTTGCGCATTTACACACAAAAAAGCAAAACCAAGCAGATCCTAGAATCTATGGCACAAGATGGGCTTGCTCCTTGCCTAGATTCTACCATTTTGCCAAAGCAAGCTCAAAAGCTCTGCGAGCAAAGCGCGCATATAGCACAGAGTGATTTGCCAGATATGGTAATGGGCAATCGAGTCTTTTTCCTGCAAGATAGGCAAAATTGCCTAGAGCTATACTATGAGCAAGATAAGGCACATTTGCGCCTTATCCCAAGCCTCACAAGCACCAGCGCGATATGTCAAACGCTCCAAAAAAGCGCGCAAAAGCTTGTGCAAGAATCGCTAGAAGAATCACTGCAAGACTCTGCGCCGCCTGCTCCCACGCCCATAGATTCTGCCCTATCTCCCAAGCAGCAAGCAATCCTAGAACGCATACAATCTCCAAGCTTCGCGCTTGATTTGCAAGACTTCAGCAAGCTTTCAAATGAAAAAATCAGCGAGCTATGCAAAAAGGGCAGCATAAAAGCGTGCCAAATCACCGCCACTCGCACAAAAGATCTAAGCCTTTTGCTAGCAAACTGCAAGGCAGGGGTGGGGGAGTCTTGCGCGATGTTTAGCGAGCTAGTGCTATCAGGGCAGAGCGGAGGCAAAAGCAAAGAAAAAGACACAAGCAAAGACAAGGCTAAGGGGAGTAAAGTAGGCATTGCCAAAGTGCTAGAAGCTAGCAAAAGAGGCTGTGAGCTAGGGGATAGTGGCTCGTGTGCTATGCTGGGCGAGCTGCTTGCGCTAAAGCAAGAGCAGATCAAGCACTTTACAAGCAGGGGTATTGATACTTCATCAATTACGCGCGATCTGGCTGGCTCACTGCCCCTTTTGCAGAAATCCTGCGCGCGTGGAGAGGAGCTAGGCTGCCTAGGGCTTATCGCTCGCGCTAAAGAGTATGAAGCAGCCAAGCTGACAAGCTCTGCCAAAGAGCTTATAGCAAGCGCGTGTGCGCCGCTAGAATACCTGCTAGGTGGCTGTGATGAAACAAGGGCAAATAAAATCCTAGAAGTGCAAAAGACCTTTATGCTAAAGGTGATTTATAAAGATAGCAAGCTGACAAAGGCGGATTTAGCGCAGTTTGAAAAGGTGTGCAAAGATGGCTCAAATCTCGTGTGCAGGACACTTATGCGCTCTTATGACAAAGTCTATGATAGCCCTAAGCAGTATAGAGATAGCCTGCGTGCGGTAGCTAAGCTTGCGTGTGCGCGTGATGATAGTGAGAGCTGTGCTGTGCTAGCTGGGCTAGAATCTACCAAATCAAAAGGAAGCGTTGAGCAAGCCCAGCTTTATAAAAAGGCGTGTGATTTGCTTGAGATCGAGCGTGCAGACTATATGGATAGATTACGCCTAAATAGCTATGCTAGCTGCTCTAAAGCAGGCGATGCGTTTTGGCTAGGTAAGGGAGCTGGAAAAGATAGGCAAAAAGCGCAGATCTACTACTATCAAGCCTGTGAGAATGGCGAAGATGGCGCGTGCGATAAGCTGCGCTCCACACTTGCCAAATAA
- the ccoP gene encoding cytochrome-c oxidase, cbb3-type subunit III: protein MNWLSDSVNIIALLGALAILVITIYVVGFYVKKMKTAKNDGELTEHDWDGIKEFKNNIPMGWLVIFMLLIVWGFWYMFFGYPLKSFSQIGQYNEEVKANSEKFEQQWQNLTPEDKIDMGEGIFLVQCSQCHGLNAEGINGQAQNLRAWGKEEGIIHTIDVGSKGLNYIAGEMPPGLLTSDDEKRQVAAYVMKTFSPSKSTKYSQADVEAGKVVYQNVCATCHANDGSGNANGIEGFASNLNTYGDYVLVEQVLKNGKKGFIGKMPSFNYANFSERQVEALTAYINSLQVND from the coding sequence ATGAATTGGTTGAGTGATAGTGTCAATATTATTGCTTTATTGGGTGCGTTAGCTATTTTGGTGATTACTATCTATGTGGTTGGTTTTTATGTCAAAAAAATGAAAACAGCCAAAAACGATGGGGAATTGACAGAACACGATTGGGATGGGATCAAGGAGTTTAAAAATAATATCCCTATGGGCTGGCTTGTGATTTTTATGCTGCTTATTGTTTGGGGATTTTGGTATATGTTTTTTGGTTATCCGCTAAAGAGTTTCTCACAAATTGGGCAATACAATGAAGAAGTCAAAGCTAACAGCGAGAAGTTTGAGCAGCAATGGCAGAATCTAACCCCTGAAGATAAAATCGATATGGGGGAAGGAATCTTTTTGGTGCAGTGCTCTCAATGCCACGGGCTTAATGCAGAAGGCATCAATGGTCAAGCACAAAACCTTCGCGCTTGGGGTAAAGAAGAGGGCATTATCCATACTATTGATGTGGGTAGTAAAGGGCTTAATTATATCGCTGGAGAGATGCCACCAGGGCTTCTTACTAGCGATGATGAAAAACGACAAGTTGCAGCGTATGTGATGAAGACTTTTTCTCCTAGCAAATCTACAAAGTATTCACAAGCTGATGTAGAAGCAGGCAAAGTTGTGTATCAAAATGTTTGCGCCACTTGCCACGCCAACGATGGAAGCGGTAATGCAAATGGCATAGAAGGCTTTGCTTCAAATCTCAATACTTATGGAGACTATGTGCTTGTAGAGCAAGTCTTGAAAAATGGCAAGAAAGGCTTCATAGGCAAGATGCCATCTTTCAATTACGCAAACTTTAGCGAAAGACAAGTTGAGGCATTGACTGCTTATATCAACTCGCTACAAGTTAATGACTGA
- the ccoN gene encoding cytochrome-c oxidase, cbb3-type subunit I, translated as MQSNAVLEYDYSIAKLFLYSTLAFGFIGMLIGVVLAFQLAFPDLNYIAGEYGIFGRLRPLHTNGIIYGFTLSGIWAAWYYLGQRVLKITYHQHPFLKFVGLAHFWIYIALLVLAVITLFAGITQSKEYAELAWPLDLLVVVVWVLWGVSMFGSMGVRRENVIYISLWYFIATFTAIAVLFIFNNLAIPTYFVAGTGSIWHSISLYAGSNDALIQWWWGHNAVAFVFTSGIIGVMYYFLPKESGQSIFSYKLTLFSFWSLMFIYIWAGGHHVIYSTVPDWVQTLGMVFSVILILPSWGTAVNMLLTMRGQWHQLKESPLIKFLMLAATFYMLSTLEGPIQSIKSVNALAHFTDWIVGHVHDGVLGWVGFTIIAASYHMLPRMYKREIYSRKIMDIQFWIMTIGIVFYFSSMWIAGITQGMMWRDVDQNGYLAYQFIDTVSVLFPYYLIRAIGGTMYLIGFVMFIYNVIMTITAARQLESEPKSASPMAA; from the coding sequence ATGCAGAGCAATGCGGTCTTAGAATATGACTATTCTATAGCAAAATTGTTTTTATACTCCACCTTGGCGTTCGGGTTTATCGGTATGCTTATTGGTGTAGTTCTTGCGTTTCAGTTGGCGTTTCCAGATCTAAACTATATTGCTGGTGAATATGGTATTTTTGGTAGATTGCGACCATTACACACAAATGGGATTATTTATGGTTTCACGCTAAGTGGGATTTGGGCAGCTTGGTATTATTTGGGGCAAAGGGTGCTTAAGATCACTTATCATCAACATCCGTTTTTGAAATTTGTGGGCTTGGCGCATTTTTGGATCTATATCGCACTACTTGTGCTAGCGGTTATTACATTGTTTGCTGGGATTACGCAGTCTAAGGAGTATGCGGAGCTAGCGTGGCCACTTGACTTGCTTGTAGTTGTGGTCTGGGTGCTTTGGGGCGTTAGTATGTTTGGCTCTATGGGTGTGCGCAGAGAAAATGTGATTTATATTTCTCTGTGGTATTTCATCGCTACTTTTACTGCGATTGCTGTGCTTTTTATTTTTAACAACCTTGCTATTCCTACTTATTTTGTCGCTGGGACAGGGAGTATTTGGCACTCAATTTCACTCTATGCAGGGAGCAATGATGCGCTTATCCAGTGGTGGTGGGGACACAATGCCGTGGCATTTGTTTTCACATCTGGGATCATTGGTGTGATGTATTATTTCTTGCCAAAAGAATCAGGGCAGAGTATATTTTCTTATAAACTTACTTTGTTCTCATTTTGGAGCTTGATGTTTATCTATATTTGGGCGGGTGGGCACCATGTGATCTACTCCACCGTGCCTGATTGGGTGCAAACGCTTGGTATGGTGTTTTCTGTGATTTTGATTCTGCCTTCTTGGGGGACTGCAGTTAATATGCTACTTACTATGCGTGGGCAATGGCATCAGCTTAAAGAATCACCATTGATAAAATTCCTTATGCTAGCTGCTACATTCTATATGCTCTCCACGCTTGAAGGACCGATCCAATCAATCAAGTCTGTCAATGCGCTTGCGCACTTTACGGATTGGATTGTTGGACATGTGCATGATGGCGTGCTAGGCTGGGTAGGATTCACCATTATTGCAGCTTCTTATCATATGCTTCCTAGAATGTATAAGCGAGAAATTTACTCACGCAAGATTATGGATATACAATTTTGGATTATGACAATTGGTATTGTATTCTACTTCTCAAGTATGTGGATCGCTGGTATCACACAGGGTATGATGTGGAGAGATGTGGATCAAAATGGCTATCTTGCTTATCAATTTATCGATACAGTAAGCGTGCTATTCCCATACTATTTGATACGAGCAATTGGTGGGACAATGTATCTTATTGGTTTTGTGATGTTTATCTACAATGTCATAATGACTATCACAGCAGCAAGACAACTAGAGAGTGAGCCTAAATCAGCCTCACCTATGGCTGCATAA
- a CDS encoding glycosyltransferase, with the protein MYSAISQNPRAKPSLCLIAPAFNEEQVLLDSLQVLESKLTQMIENGTISSKSALLLVDDGSSDSTWDIAETHFSKHLLNTNTDSPPPP; encoded by the coding sequence ATGTATTCCGCAATCTCGCAAAACCCAAGAGCAAAACCAAGCCTATGTCTGATCGCGCCAGCTTTCAACGAAGAGCAAGTGCTGCTAGATAGCTTGCAAGTGCTAGAATCCAAACTCACGCAAATGATAGAAAATGGCACAATCTCTAGCAAAAGCGCATTACTACTTGTCGATGATGGCAGCAGCGATAGCACTTGGGATATTGCAGAAACGCATTTTTCTAAGCATTTGCTCAATACAAACACAGATTCCCCCCCCCCCCCGTGA